From the genome of Pelagicoccus sp. SDUM812003, one region includes:
- a CDS encoding SGNH/GDSL hydrolase family protein, translating into MKKIVLIGDQVCSDYTLVLRNILNGKVELWGTDLAVGSTVGALAGLREWVLKWQPDYVLIQTGILDTRQICFGDKERVLPLKSFERNVSAILRVILERSTSVPIWVTTTPVDVRRVESQEEFGYDNETISLYNEEAKAVARRLGVEVLDLYGIVKAASRADSWRPAGICFDERASDFIAETVAQKLRSFCDLD; encoded by the coding sequence ATGAAGAAGATCGTACTGATAGGTGATCAGGTGTGTTCGGACTACACCCTGGTGTTGCGAAATATCCTCAATGGGAAAGTCGAGCTTTGGGGCACGGATCTAGCGGTGGGCTCCACGGTGGGAGCCCTTGCTGGCTTGCGCGAGTGGGTGCTCAAGTGGCAGCCGGACTACGTGCTCATCCAGACGGGCATTCTCGATACGCGGCAGATCTGCTTCGGTGACAAGGAGCGCGTGCTTCCGCTGAAGTCCTTCGAGCGAAACGTCAGCGCCATCCTGCGCGTCATCCTGGAGCGCAGCACCTCGGTGCCGATCTGGGTGACCACCACGCCAGTGGACGTGCGCCGGGTGGAATCGCAGGAGGAGTTCGGCTACGACAACGAGACCATCTCGCTCTACAACGAGGAGGCCAAGGCGGTGGCCCGGCGTCTGGGCGTGGAGGTGCTGGACCTCTACGGCATCGTCAAAGCGGCCTCGCGAGCGGACTCCTGGCGCCCGGCGGGCATTTGTTTCGACGAGCGCGCCAGCGATTTCATCGCGGAAACCGTAGCCCAGAAGCTGCGCTCGTTTTGCGATCTGGACTAG
- a CDS encoding DUF4126 family protein gives MDINSLLYSLGLSGFFASRAFLPAFASALVAKYGSSLPFLGDIEFLQKMSDAPHWFTNPMVVWGLGILAAVELIGEKSPDVRQIMDEGMTYVKPALSAATSFGLLSATDVEAVNEVISHAGILDTIPALISAGATYFLASTRQGVVEILNDADEDDTLGIRGFISWCEEFWALFGVWILIALPVVVVALLGFVYGVLWMIRKRHESKMEAAKIECPSCQTRIHPFATACYSCGHVQERPKKLSFLGGIQEETESDPVAQKVRLLELRRSPLSGDRAEEKGVDAKCETDGVTLLGDKELTGKYLERVDARLFPVMLFGALFSLIPGLGLIIGVIYYRFQLVAPYRRYLPWKRGFVVRWLIRLVFILLVILQFVPVVGAAAVPLMAFINHRFYRSAFRSELLKKGMLPA, from the coding sequence ATGGATATCAATAGCCTGCTCTATTCTCTGGGCCTGTCTGGTTTTTTCGCCTCCCGCGCCTTTCTCCCCGCATTCGCCTCGGCTCTGGTGGCCAAGTACGGAAGCTCGCTGCCGTTTTTAGGCGACATCGAGTTTCTGCAGAAAATGTCCGACGCTCCGCATTGGTTCACCAACCCCATGGTAGTCTGGGGATTGGGCATCCTAGCTGCCGTCGAGCTGATTGGCGAGAAGTCGCCCGACGTGCGGCAGATCATGGACGAGGGCATGACCTACGTAAAACCGGCCCTGTCCGCCGCCACCAGTTTCGGGCTTCTCAGCGCCACGGACGTGGAGGCGGTCAACGAAGTGATCTCTCACGCCGGGATCCTCGATACGATCCCCGCTTTGATATCGGCGGGAGCCACCTATTTTCTGGCGAGCACGCGTCAGGGAGTGGTGGAGATTCTCAACGATGCGGACGAGGACGACACCTTGGGAATCCGCGGCTTCATCAGCTGGTGCGAGGAGTTTTGGGCCTTGTTCGGCGTCTGGATTCTTATCGCCCTGCCGGTGGTGGTGGTGGCCTTGCTCGGTTTCGTCTACGGCGTGCTTTGGATGATCCGCAAGCGTCACGAGAGCAAGATGGAAGCGGCCAAGATCGAATGCCCCTCCTGCCAGACCCGTATCCATCCCTTTGCTACGGCGTGCTATTCCTGTGGCCATGTTCAGGAACGTCCGAAGAAGCTGAGTTTCCTTGGGGGCATTCAGGAGGAAACGGAAAGCGATCCGGTCGCCCAGAAGGTCAGGCTGCTCGAATTGCGTCGATCCCCGCTGTCCGGCGATCGAGCGGAAGAAAAAGGTGTCGATGCCAAATGCGAGACGGATGGCGTGACGCTTCTTGGCGACAAGGAGCTAACCGGCAAGTACTTGGAGAGGGTCGACGCTCGGCTGTTCCCGGTCATGCTGTTCGGAGCCCTGTTCAGCCTGATACCCGGTTTGGGGCTGATCATTGGCGTCATCTACTACCGTTTCCAACTCGTCGCTCCGTATCGCCGCTACCTTCCGTGGAAGAGGGGCTTCGTGGTCAGGTGGCTGATCCGCTTGGTTTTCATCTTGCTGGTGATTCTGCAGTTCGTGCCGGTAGTCGGAGCGGCGGCAGTGCCTCTGATGGCATTTATCAATCACCGCTTCTATCGTTCAGCCTTCCGTTCGGAGCTGCTGAAAAAAGGCATGCTGCCAGCTTAG
- a CDS encoding putative metalloprotease CJM1_0395 family protein: MIASVSNASVAHFGTNGRYGQGSSQTLDPRQEKGRAQTGLYGEKEKDAQGAASESKGAGAKKLTPDEQKQVEDLKARDAEVRAHEQAHMAAAGSLAMGGPNYVYQLGPDGKNYAIGGNVKIDTSPGRTPEETIRKAQAIRSAALAPADPSGQDLKVASAASSMEQQATQKKNAKASEQGEQQPAGAAASFDSESDISDIRQLGAATSAGQANPTGGPGAGIAKRIASAYQISGALAS, from the coding sequence ATGATCGCATCCGTCTCCAACGCTTCCGTCGCCCATTTCGGGACGAACGGCCGCTACGGCCAAGGGTCTTCGCAGACCTTGGACCCGCGGCAGGAAAAGGGTCGCGCCCAAACGGGGCTCTACGGGGAGAAGGAAAAAGACGCCCAAGGAGCCGCCTCCGAATCAAAGGGAGCCGGCGCCAAGAAACTCACGCCGGACGAGCAGAAGCAGGTCGAGGATTTGAAAGCTCGCGATGCCGAGGTCCGCGCCCATGAGCAGGCCCACATGGCGGCCGCTGGCAGTCTCGCCATGGGCGGTCCGAACTACGTCTACCAGCTTGGCCCGGATGGAAAGAACTACGCCATCGGGGGAAACGTAAAAATCGACACCTCTCCCGGACGCACTCCGGAGGAAACCATTCGCAAGGCCCAAGCCATCCGATCCGCGGCCCTGGCTCCTGCCGATCCTTCAGGTCAGGATTTGAAGGTGGCTTCCGCCGCTTCGTCAATGGAGCAGCAGGCGACGCAGAAGAAAAACGCCAAGGCTAGCGAGCAAGGCGAGCAGCAGCCCGCTGGAGCTGCCGCGTCCTTTGACAGCGAAAGCGATATAAGCGACATTCGCCAGCTCGGCGCCGCGACGAGCGCCGGTCAAGCCAACCCGACTGGCGGGCCTGGCGCCGGCATCGCCAAGCGGATCGCTTCGGCCTACCAGATCAGCGGCGCCCTCGCCAGCTAA
- a CDS encoding LysR family transcriptional regulator — translation MELHQLKYFLAVAEEGNFTRAAEKCFVSQPSLSAQIIKLEGELGQKLFNRLGRKAELTQAGRFLESRARTILMEVENAQRQIKESAEEITGVVKVGVTPSVTPYLIPPALSICRERYPKLQIHIQENLRRRLIDEVVQGHLEVAISSYTGDTPIIDAEPLLQEALVLAVSAKHPLASQKEAISINDFKDEPLVLLGESATLGDKVFDFFDRMKIEPKVVALCSQVRSLKELVNLGIGVAILPEMAIDETQPFNIVYRSLVSARMSRLLFALTHARRYLSPGARVFIDLVREVAYDRGK, via the coding sequence ATGGAATTGCATCAGCTAAAGTACTTTCTAGCGGTGGCGGAGGAGGGAAACTTCACGCGAGCGGCGGAGAAGTGTTTCGTTTCCCAGCCCTCGTTGAGCGCTCAGATCATCAAGCTGGAGGGCGAGCTGGGGCAGAAGCTTTTCAATCGGCTCGGTCGAAAGGCGGAGCTGACGCAGGCGGGCCGCTTTCTGGAGTCGCGGGCCCGCACCATTCTGATGGAGGTGGAGAACGCCCAGCGTCAGATCAAGGAGAGCGCCGAGGAGATCACTGGAGTGGTGAAAGTGGGGGTGACGCCTTCGGTGACGCCCTATCTGATCCCGCCTGCCTTATCGATCTGTCGAGAGCGCTATCCGAAGCTTCAGATCCACATTCAGGAGAACTTGCGACGGCGGCTGATCGACGAAGTGGTGCAGGGGCATCTCGAGGTGGCGATCAGTTCCTATACGGGAGACACGCCGATCATCGATGCGGAGCCGCTCTTGCAGGAGGCTTTGGTGCTAGCGGTTTCGGCCAAGCACCCGCTGGCCTCGCAGAAGGAAGCGATTTCCATCAACGATTTCAAGGACGAGCCATTGGTGCTGCTCGGTGAGTCGGCTACGCTGGGCGACAAGGTTTTCGACTTCTTCGATAGAATGAAGATCGAGCCCAAGGTGGTGGCGCTCTGCTCGCAGGTGCGTTCCTTGAAGGAATTGGTGAACTTGGGAATCGGGGTGGCGATCCTCCCGGAAATGGCGATCGATGAGACGCAGCCGTTCAACATCGTCTACCGCTCGCTGGTATCGGCCCGCATGAGCCGCTTGCTCTTCGCCCTGACCCATGCTCGACGCTATCTGAGTCCAGGGGCGCGTGTATTCATCGATCTGGTACGCGAGGTGGCGTACGATCGGGGGAAGTAG
- a CDS encoding Gfo/Idh/MocA family oxidoreductase, with the protein MKRKLRMGMVGGGQGAFIGAVHRAAANLDGQIELVAGAFSSDAKRSKASGKELYIDPARCYGSYKEMAETEAALPADERIDFVSIVTPNFMHFDVAKTFLEAGFNVICDKPMTLTLAEAKKLRAIVKKSGKVFALTHNYTGYPMVKEARELVKKNKLGKILKIVVEYPQGWLLSALEKEDQKQAAWRTDPKRAGSSCCIGDIGTHAENLARYITDLKITELCADFTTFVPGRLLEDDGNILVHYDNGARGILHASQISGGEENNLNIRIYGEKASLEWHQEHPNELVVKYPDKPRQILRRGNDYLSKAAQDNTRLPFGHPEAFIEAFANIYMAAAKAIDAEVHGKKMPKNLDFPNIEDGVEGMAFIETAVKSSKAKAKWTKFVKA; encoded by the coding sequence ATGAAAAGAAAACTACGCATGGGCATGGTCGGCGGCGGACAAGGCGCTTTCATCGGCGCCGTTCACCGCGCGGCCGCAAACCTCGACGGACAGATCGAACTGGTCGCCGGAGCCTTCTCCTCCGATGCCAAACGCTCCAAAGCCTCCGGTAAGGAGCTCTACATCGATCCCGCACGCTGCTACGGCAGCTACAAGGAAATGGCGGAAACGGAAGCCGCCCTCCCAGCCGACGAGCGCATCGACTTCGTTTCCATCGTCACCCCGAACTTCATGCACTTCGACGTGGCCAAGACCTTCCTCGAAGCGGGCTTCAACGTCATCTGCGACAAGCCCATGACCCTGACCCTCGCCGAGGCCAAAAAGCTGCGCGCCATCGTCAAGAAGTCCGGAAAAGTCTTCGCCCTCACCCACAACTACACCGGCTATCCGATGGTGAAGGAAGCCCGCGAATTGGTGAAGAAGAACAAGCTGGGCAAGATTCTCAAGATCGTGGTCGAGTACCCGCAGGGCTGGCTTCTTTCCGCCCTCGAAAAGGAAGACCAGAAGCAAGCCGCCTGGCGTACCGATCCCAAGCGGGCCGGCTCGTCCTGCTGTATTGGAGATATCGGTACACACGCCGAAAACCTTGCTCGCTACATCACCGACTTGAAGATCACCGAACTCTGCGCCGACTTCACCACCTTCGTTCCCGGCCGCTTGCTGGAAGACGATGGCAACATCCTCGTGCACTACGACAATGGAGCCCGCGGCATCCTGCACGCTTCGCAAATTTCCGGCGGCGAGGAAAACAACCTGAACATCCGCATCTACGGCGAAAAGGCATCCCTCGAATGGCATCAGGAGCATCCGAACGAGCTTGTAGTGAAATATCCTGACAAGCCTCGCCAGATCCTCCGCCGCGGAAACGACTACCTCTCCAAGGCCGCCCAGGACAACACCCGCCTACCCTTCGGCCATCCCGAAGCCTTCATCGAAGCCTTCGCCAATATCTACATGGCGGCCGCCAAGGCCATCGACGCGGAAGTGCACGGCAAAAAGATGCCCAAGAACCTCGACTTCCCCAACATCGAAGACGGCGTGGAAGGCATGGCGTTTATCGAAACGGCGGTGAAGTCCTCCAAGGCGAAGGCCAAATGGACCAAATTCGTCAAAGCGTAA
- a CDS encoding sugar phosphate isomerase/epimerase → MPRPVTLFTGQWADLPIAELAPLAKKMGYDGIELACWGDHFDVAQAAKSKKYCQELWELLEENGLTCYAVSNHLVGQAVCDNIDERHKAILSPEIWGDGDPEGVRKRAAKNLILTAKAARKFFDCKPGRGKTDDFPAVVNGFTGSSIWHALYAFPPTDQAFLDKGFADFAKRFIPILDAFDKVNVNFALEVHPTEIAFDTASARRAIKAVKGHKRFGFNYDPSHLGYQGVDYVRFIREFSDRIYHVHMKDVWWGHGDGSVGVFGGHTNFGDPKRYWDFRSLGHGDINFEEIIVALNDIGYAGPLSVEWEDIRMDRVHGASEASDFVRACDFPSSNVAFDAAFDKEKQ, encoded by the coding sequence ATGCCGAGACCCGTCACACTATTCACCGGCCAATGGGCCGATCTGCCAATCGCTGAACTAGCCCCGCTCGCTAAGAAAATGGGCTACGACGGCATCGAGCTCGCCTGCTGGGGCGACCACTTCGACGTGGCCCAAGCCGCCAAGAGCAAGAAATACTGCCAGGAGCTCTGGGAACTGCTCGAGGAAAACGGCCTCACTTGCTACGCCGTTTCCAACCACCTCGTCGGCCAAGCGGTCTGCGACAACATCGACGAGCGCCACAAGGCCATTCTTTCCCCCGAGATCTGGGGCGACGGCGATCCCGAAGGCGTTCGCAAACGCGCCGCGAAAAACCTCATCCTTACCGCCAAAGCCGCTCGCAAGTTCTTCGACTGCAAGCCGGGCCGAGGCAAGACCGACGACTTTCCCGCGGTGGTCAACGGCTTCACCGGCTCCTCCATCTGGCACGCCCTCTACGCCTTCCCACCCACCGATCAGGCCTTCCTGGACAAAGGCTTCGCCGACTTCGCCAAGCGTTTCATCCCTATCCTGGACGCCTTCGACAAGGTGAACGTGAATTTCGCTCTCGAGGTTCACCCCACCGAAATCGCCTTCGACACCGCCTCGGCGCGCCGCGCCATCAAAGCGGTCAAGGGACACAAGCGTTTCGGCTTCAACTACGACCCATCCCACCTCGGATACCAGGGCGTGGACTACGTGCGCTTCATTCGCGAATTCTCGGATCGCATTTACCACGTGCACATGAAGGACGTCTGGTGGGGCCACGGCGACGGCTCGGTAGGCGTTTTCGGCGGACACACCAATTTCGGCGATCCCAAGCGCTACTGGGACTTCCGCTCCCTCGGCCACGGCGATATCAACTTCGAGGAAATCATCGTCGCCCTCAACGACATCGGCTACGCGGGTCCGCTCTCCGTGGAATGGGAAGACATCCGCATGGACCGCGTACACGGCGCCAGCGAAGCATCGGATTTCGTGCGCGCCTGCGACTTCCCCAGCAGCAACGTGGCCTTCGACGCCGCCTTCGACAAGGAAAAGCAATAG